The following coding sequences are from one Peromyscus eremicus chromosome X, PerEre_H2_v1, whole genome shotgun sequence window:
- the LOC131899710 gene encoding uncharacterized protein LOC131899710, producing the protein MKEFIFKFSGLICSTAALVFEIILANSQCWRLWEFNNEGVQFVSVGLWKAYYTQEFNISGSMTRMLVHTPLNSTWNKSSEFQYLQVLIAWAILMKLLVVIFTSVAIKISCLEDPLIEIQLFCYKMSAITLAVSSLFTLVTVTLNHLVDIYGQITLDFSPDFPVKKEDIIKKHCTNVFPMGVLIATMSLFGVIMFLYEMISLRVQSQVKAQCASNLAEQNV; encoded by the coding sequence ATGAAGGAGTTCATCTTCAAGTTCAGTGGCTTGATTTGTAGTACAGCAGCTTTGGTGTTCGAAATCATCCTTGCAAACAGCCAATGCTGGCGCCTGTGGGAGTTTAACAATGAGGGTGTGCAATTTGTGTCAGTTGGACTCTGGAAAGCTTATTACACTCAGGAATTTAACATCTCTGGGTCTATGACCAGGATGTTGGTTCACACCCCTCTCAATTCAACCTGGAACAAGTCATCGGAATTTCAGTATTTACAAGTCCTGATAGCTTGGGCCATTTTGATGAAACTCCTAGTCGTGATTTTCACTTCAGTGGCCATTAAGATCAGCTGTCTGGAAGATCCACTCATTGAGATCCAGCTGTTTTGCTACAAGATGTCTGCCATAACTTTGGCTGTGAGCAGCCTTTTCACGCTTGTTACTGTGACCTTGAACCACCTGGTAGATATCTATGGGCAAATCACTCTTGACTTTTCACCTGACTTTCCCGTTAAAAAGGAGGACATTATAAAGAAACACTGCACAAATGTGTTCCCAATGGGTGTCCTGATAGCCACGATGTCACTCTTTGGCGTGATTATGTTTCTCTATGAGATGATCTCTTTGAGAGTGCAGAGTCAAGTGAAGGCCCAGTGTGCTTCCAACctggctgagcaaaatgtctga
- the LOC131899542 gene encoding uncharacterized protein LOC131899542 has translation MKEFIFKFSGLICSTAALVFEIILANSQCWRLWEFNNEGVQFVSVGLWKAYYTQEFNISGSMTRMLVHTPLNSTWNKSSEFQYLQVLIAWAILMKLLVVIFTSVAIKISCLEDPLIEIQLFCYKMSAITLAVSSLFTLVTVTLNHLVDIYGQITLDFSPDFPVKKEDIIKKHCTNVFPMGVLIATMSLFGVIMFLYEMISLRVQSQVKAQCASNLAEQKV, from the coding sequence ATGAAGGAGTTCATCTTCAAGTTCAGTGGCTTGATTTGCAGTACAGCAGCTTTGGTGTTCGAAATCATCCTTGCAAACAGCCAATGCTGGCGCCTGTGGGAGTTTAACAATGAGGGTGTGCAATTTGTGTCAGTTGGACTCTGGAAAGCTTATTACACTCAGGAATTTAACATCTCTGGGTCTATGACCAGGATGTTGGTTCACACCCCTCTCAATTCAACCTGGAACAAGTCATCGGAATTTCAGTATTTACAAGTCCTGATAGCTTGGGCCATTTTGATGAAACTCCTAGTCGTGATTTTCACTTCAGTGGCCATTAAGATCAGCTGTCTGGAAGATCCACTCATTGAGATCCAGCTGTTTTGCTACAAGATGTCTGCCATAACTTTGGCTGTGAGCAGCCTTTTCACGCTTGTTACTGTGACCTTGAACCACCTGGTAGATATCTATGGGCAAATCACTCTTGACTTTTCACCTGACTTTCCCGTTAAAAAGGAGGACATTATAAAGAAACACTGCACAAATGTGTTCCCAATGGGTGTCCTGATAGCCACGATGTCACTCTTTGGCGTGATTATGTTTCTCTATGAGATGATCTCTTTGAGAGTGCAGAGTCAAGTGAAGGCCCAGTGTGCTTCCAACCTGGCTGAGCAAAAGGTCTGA